A genomic window from Flavobacterium hankyongi includes:
- a CDS encoding DinB family protein: MKLNEFLLPEFLYETANTRKLLAAIPEEHFDYKSNEKAMSLSQLANHIAEIPTWVPATFLYPELDFGKIKYEAPNHNTVSELLAFYDKNIEEATKLMHEVSNETLHENWTMRNGETVYFTMPKLSVYRTFIMNHTIHHRGQLTAYLRALNCKFPGMYGPTADDAM, translated from the coding sequence AAATACAAGAAAATTATTAGCTGCAATCCCTGAAGAACATTTCGATTACAAATCGAATGAAAAAGCAATGAGTTTGTCACAATTAGCAAATCATATTGCCGAAATCCCAACATGGGTTCCTGCTACTTTTCTATATCCTGAACTTGATTTTGGAAAAATTAAATATGAAGCTCCTAACCACAATACAGTTAGTGAACTTTTGGCTTTTTATGATAAAAACATTGAAGAAGCGACAAAATTAATGCATGAGGTTAGTAATGAGACTTTACACGAAAACTGGACTATGAGAAATGGAGAAACAGTCTATTTTACTATGCCTAAATTATCTGTTTACAGAACATTTATAATGAATCACACTATTCATCATCGCGGCCAACTTACAGCCTATTTAAGAGCATTAAACTGTAAATTCCCTGGAATGTATGGACCAACCGCAGATGATGCCATGTAA
- a CDS encoding DUF3050 domain-containing protein — MNTQSINNNIQAQKDILLNHPLYTQIKTIEDLQSFLEIHVYAVWDFMSLLKALQQKLTCTTTPWIASKNPETRYLINEIVLAEESDLGLDGRRLSHYEMYIEAMQDCKASTSEIEQFLLNVEDTKNVFIAIKSSSLDEAVKDFLNFTFKVIEKGEVHEIASAFTFGREDLIPNMFTEILRNFKANFPETNLSKLIYYFERHIELDADEHGPMAMKMIEELAENDPIKWAEMEEIAIEALEKRIGLWNAIEKRIKEKELSLA; from the coding sequence ATGAATACTCAATCTATAAATAACAATATCCAAGCCCAAAAGGATATTTTACTTAACCACCCATTATATACTCAAATTAAAACAATCGAAGATTTACAAAGCTTTCTTGAAATTCATGTATATGCTGTTTGGGATTTTATGTCGCTTTTAAAAGCATTGCAACAAAAATTAACTTGTACCACTACTCCATGGATTGCTTCTAAAAACCCTGAAACAAGATACTTAATTAACGAAATAGTTTTAGCAGAAGAATCTGATTTAGGATTAGATGGAAGACGACTAAGCCATTATGAAATGTACATTGAAGCAATGCAAGACTGTAAAGCTTCAACTTCAGAAATAGAACAATTTTTATTAAATGTAGAAGATACTAAAAATGTATTCATTGCAATAAAGAGCAGCTCACTTGATGAGGCTGTCAAAGATTTTTTGAATTTCACTTTTAAAGTTATTGAAAAGGGAGAAGTTCACGAGATAGCTTCTGCATTTACTTTTGGTCGCGAGGATCTGATTCCGAATATGTTTACCGAAATTCTTCGCAATTTTAAAGCTAACTTTCCTGAAACTAATCTTTCTAAACTAATTTATTACTTTGAAAGACATATAGAATTGGATGCAGATGAACATGGCCCAATGGCAATGAAAATGATTGAAGAATTAGCCGAAAACGACCCAATTAAATGGGCAGAAATGGAAGAAATAGCCATTGAAGCATTGGAAAAAAGAATTGGATTGTGGAATGCAATTGAAAAAAGAATTAAAGAAAAAGAATTATCTTTAGCATAA
- a CDS encoding metallophosphoesterase produces the protein MLSSKDRLDQAYKNAIRIPFDDNYKFILFSDCHRSDGSYADDFANNRNIFFHALSQYYKNGFHYIELGDGDELWENLFFKEVFESNKNVYLLLQKFYLENRLNMIWGNHDMIFRNPDVVKRNFSEYFDMNLGQDVPLMPGLKYHESIILEHKDTKQELFLIHGHQADFMNYVGWKINQFLVRILWKPLQIWGIKDPTSPAKNYVELIKVERRIKKWILENNNKITITGHTHRPRFSKPNDSQANYFNDGSCVHPRSITGIEIENGEIALIKWFIDTRDDGTLQIVKEYLERPKALKDYI, from the coding sequence ATGCTTTCATCAAAAGACCGATTAGACCAAGCTTATAAAAATGCCATCAGAATCCCTTTTGATGATAATTATAAATTTATCTTATTTAGTGATTGCCACAGAAGCGATGGAAGTTATGCGGATGATTTTGCCAATAACCGAAACATTTTCTTTCATGCACTTTCTCAATATTACAAAAATGGATTTCATTATATTGAATTAGGAGACGGAGACGAGCTTTGGGAAAATTTATTCTTTAAAGAGGTCTTCGAATCCAATAAAAACGTTTACCTATTACTTCAAAAATTTTATCTAGAAAATAGACTAAATATGATTTGGGGAAATCACGACATGATTTTTAGAAACCCGGATGTGGTTAAAAGAAATTTCTCTGAATATTTTGATATGAATTTGGGGCAAGACGTTCCTTTAATGCCTGGATTAAAATACCACGAAAGTATTATTCTAGAACATAAAGACACCAAACAAGAACTGTTCTTAATACACGGTCATCAAGCCGATTTTATGAATTATGTGGGCTGGAAAATCAATCAGTTTTTAGTTCGCATTTTATGGAAACCTTTACAAATATGGGGAATCAAAGATCCAACAAGTCCAGCAAAAAACTACGTAGAACTCATTAAAGTAGAACGCAGAATTAAAAAATGGATTCTAGAAAATAATAACAAAATAACTATCACTGGCCACACTCATCGCCCAAGATTTTCAAAACCAAACGACAGTCAGGCCAATTATTTTAACGATGGAAGTTGTGTTCATCCACGCTCAATAACTGGAATTGAAATTGAAAACGGAGAAATTGCGTTAATAAAATGGTTTATTGACACTCGTGACGATGGTACTTTACAAATTGTCAAAGAATATCTGGAAAGACCTAAAGCACTGAAAGATTATATTTAA
- a CDS encoding 2Fe-2S iron-sulfur cluster-binding protein, whose product MSPDITLKITDREGVTHEVQAPTDMNMNIMEVVRMYELVPEGTIGICGGMAMCASCQCYVLNDVELPEKNADEDAMLWEAFNVKDNSRLGCQINITPEIDGLEIELAPES is encoded by the coding sequence ATGTCTCCAGATATAACCCTAAAAATTACCGATAGAGAAGGAGTAACTCACGAAGTTCAAGCTCCAACTGATATGAACATGAATATTATGGAAGTTGTTCGTATGTATGAATTAGTTCCTGAAGGAACTATTGGTATTTGTGGTGGTATGGCGATGTGCGCATCATGTCAATGTTATGTTTTAAATGATGTTGAATTACCTGAAAAAAATGCAGATGAAGATGCAATGCTTTGGGAAGCTTTTAATGTAAAAGACAATAGTCGTTTAGGTTGCCAAATCAATATCACTCCAGAAATTGATGGACTAGAAATAGAATTAGCCCCAGAAAGTTAA
- a CDS encoding DUF3078 domain-containing protein, with product MNKKLHFLLFIAFFVSQFTFSQVTIITQLPDSTSYWKKENKIGFDISQVAFLNWNAGGVNTVSGLLKGKFTRSYERENTKWFNELLFKYGINKQDGVKIRKTDDALALNSTFGFRRDTVSNWFYSAKFNFNTQFTNGYLYPNTERAISKSFAPAYVFLGAGSEYIDKERKFNIYFSPITLKTTFVLDQRLANEGAFGVTKATYDPITGEVISKGDRIRMEFGALFTAYHKDEIFTNMFLENRLALYSDYLNKFGNIDVNWQLQLDLVVNRYVSANIGTHLIYDDDIKAKDEVDGVQVTLGPRIQLKQILGVGLTYTF from the coding sequence ATGAATAAAAAATTACATTTTTTACTTTTTATTGCTTTTTTTGTAAGTCAATTCACTTTTTCTCAAGTTACCATTATTACTCAACTCCCTGATTCTACTTCGTACTGGAAGAAAGAAAATAAAATTGGATTCGATATAAGCCAAGTTGCTTTTCTAAATTGGAATGCAGGTGGTGTCAACACAGTTTCAGGGTTATTGAAAGGAAAATTCACCAGAAGCTATGAGAGAGAAAACACAAAATGGTTTAATGAATTACTTTTCAAATACGGAATAAACAAACAAGACGGAGTTAAAATCAGAAAGACCGATGATGCATTGGCACTAAACTCAACTTTTGGTTTTAGAAGAGATACAGTTTCGAATTGGTTCTATTCTGCAAAATTCAACTTTAACACTCAATTTACTAATGGTTATTTATATCCAAATACTGAAAGAGCCATTTCAAAATCATTTGCCCCAGCTTATGTGTTTTTAGGAGCTGGTTCCGAGTATATTGACAAGGAAAGAAAATTCAATATATATTTTTCCCCAATAACCTTAAAAACCACTTTTGTTCTTGATCAAAGACTGGCTAATGAAGGAGCGTTTGGAGTTACAAAAGCAACATATGACCCTATAACAGGAGAAGTTATTTCGAAAGGAGATAGGATTAGAATGGAATTTGGTGCTCTTTTCACTGCATATCACAAGGATGAAATTTTTACGAACATGTTTTTAGAAAACCGATTGGCTCTTTATTCAGACTATCTTAATAAATTTGGAAATATAGATGTTAACTGGCAATTACAACTAGATTTAGTCGTAAATAGATATGTCAGTGCAAATATTGGAACTCATCTCATTTATGATGATGACATTAAGGCAAAAGATGAAGTTGATGGAGTTCAAGTTACTTTAGGCCCAAGAATTCAGTTGAAACAAATTTTAGGTGTAGGATTAACCTATACTTTCTAA
- a CDS encoding efflux RND transporter permease subunit: protein MSHQQKEFGISSWAVDNRVTVYILTFIVVITGIYAYVTMPREDFPEIIENKIYISSIFPGNSAEDVEKLVTDPLEDNIKNISGVNKVTSSSFQDYGMIVAEFDDDITVEQAKILIKDKVDVSKADTDWPTLDNGSKVEPNVFSINIAEEVPILNINLKGDYTAQQLKKYGEYLEDEIEDISEVKAVDILGVDDKEVEIAVDVYKMNAAQVSFDDIASAVKYENMTLSGGNLISQGARNNIRIIGEIADPAELENVIVKSYGGSVYLKDIAKISFKEKERTTYAREKNEEVVMLNVKKRSGQNMITAIDQVKEVVKKAQETVLPKNLQVTLTNDQSSRVEHQVDELSNHIIFGVVLVMIVLMFTMGLRNSLFVGAAIPLSIFIAFTLLQAIGVTMNTMVLFGLVMGLGMLVDDGIVVVDNVFANMKKGMSRIQASKIGIGEIAWPVISSTATTLMAFLPFALWPGTMGKFMMYFPLTLSVTLGASLFVAMVVNAAMTGGSMDIEDRNISPKVLKRNTIIFLAVGIIFVIVGNVFDSKFGRAIGHLSLISVVLMWLYYKKLFQWTQDFQHSFFPRMEEKYKALLARILVGKSAWRAFGLIVAMLFFSFVLLGMFPRKVLFFPDNIPNQVIAYIEYPQGTDISKTNKATNFVEKKVISVLSKYVDPKTSENYLAESIVAQVGVGATNPQVDLGSQSETPHKGKVTVNFSEFKFRRGVNTADVMEEVRAKIKSIPGASVTVEKDAAGPPAGYPISIELTGTNYDQMLKEADKMIAYLNSKNIPGIEKLKVDINKESPELSVKIDRANAGSLGASTGMAGFTLRRAVYGQEISTYKEGDDDYNIVMRLQEDQRKNESVLFNQPLTYRNPNNGQIMQVPISAISNTEKTTTYNQIKRKNYKRIMTVYSNILTGYNGDEITKSIAAELENYKLAGDITYGFSGVQEEQGKNQSFLFFALFLALAGITTIIVLQFNSVSKTLVIMFTVLLSFSGVFYGYVIANMNFVILMTMMGIISLAGVVVKNGIVLMDFFVLLMDKMVADNGLESHDDLTLDQIKEVIIESGKSRLRPVLLTALTAVLGLIPLAIGLNFDFFGLVTDFNPHLYMGGDNVIFWGPLAWTIIFGLTYATVLTLVMVPVMFYLVKRTKYWLRDRRDRRRNLSEA, encoded by the coding sequence ATGTCGCATCAGCAAAAAGAATTTGGCATATCGAGTTGGGCAGTAGACAACCGAGTGACCGTATATATACTTACATTTATTGTAGTGATTACAGGGATTTATGCCTATGTAACCATGCCACGTGAGGATTTCCCTGAAATCATCGAAAACAAAATTTACATTTCTTCAATCTTCCCAGGAAACTCGGCAGAAGATGTAGAGAAATTAGTTACTGATCCATTAGAAGATAATATTAAAAACATTAGTGGAGTTAACAAAGTAACGTCAAGTTCATTCCAAGATTACGGAATGATTGTTGCCGAGTTTGACGACGACATTACTGTTGAACAAGCTAAGATATTAATTAAGGATAAAGTAGATGTTTCTAAAGCAGATACAGATTGGCCTACACTTGATAATGGAAGTAAAGTGGAACCCAATGTTTTCAGTATCAATATTGCAGAAGAAGTTCCTATTTTGAATATCAATTTAAAAGGAGATTATACTGCACAACAATTAAAAAAATACGGAGAATATCTTGAAGATGAAATTGAAGATATCTCTGAAGTAAAAGCAGTAGATATTCTTGGTGTTGATGATAAAGAAGTCGAAATCGCTGTTGACGTTTACAAGATGAACGCTGCACAAGTAAGCTTTGATGATATCGCAAGTGCTGTCAAGTACGAAAACATGACCTTGTCTGGAGGAAATTTAATTTCTCAAGGAGCAAGAAATAACATTAGAATCATTGGTGAAATTGCAGATCCAGCGGAGTTAGAAAATGTTATTGTAAAATCATATGGAGGTTCTGTTTACTTAAAAGATATAGCAAAAATCAGTTTTAAAGAAAAAGAACGTACTACTTACGCTCGTGAGAAAAACGAAGAGGTAGTGATGTTAAACGTTAAAAAACGTTCAGGTCAAAACATGATTACTGCTATTGATCAAGTAAAAGAAGTTGTTAAAAAAGCTCAAGAAACAGTTTTACCTAAAAACTTACAGGTAACTTTAACAAATGATCAATCTTCGCGTGTAGAACACCAAGTAGATGAATTGTCAAACCACATTATTTTTGGGGTTGTTTTGGTAATGATTGTGTTAATGTTTACTATGGGATTACGTAACTCGTTATTCGTAGGTGCAGCTATTCCATTATCAATATTTATTGCCTTTACATTATTACAAGCTATTGGAGTAACCATGAACACAATGGTGTTGTTTGGATTGGTTATGGGACTGGGAATGCTCGTGGATGATGGTATTGTGGTAGTCGACAACGTTTTTGCCAATATGAAGAAAGGAATGTCCCGAATTCAGGCATCTAAAATAGGTATTGGAGAAATTGCTTGGCCCGTAATTTCATCAACAGCAACAACTTTAATGGCGTTCTTACCGTTTGCATTATGGCCTGGTACAATGGGTAAATTCATGATGTATTTCCCATTAACGTTATCAGTTACTTTAGGAGCTTCATTATTTGTGGCAATGGTTGTAAATGCTGCTATGACTGGAGGTTCTATGGATATTGAAGACAGAAATATTTCGCCAAAAGTGTTAAAAAGAAATACTATAATTTTCTTAGCAGTTGGAATCATATTTGTAATAGTAGGAAATGTATTCGACTCAAAATTTGGTAGAGCAATTGGACATTTATCATTGATTTCTGTTGTATTAATGTGGTTGTACTACAAAAAATTATTCCAATGGACTCAAGATTTTCAACACAGTTTTTTCCCTCGTATGGAAGAAAAATACAAAGCGTTATTAGCTCGTATTTTAGTTGGAAAATCAGCTTGGAGAGCTTTTGGATTAATTGTAGCTATGTTGTTCTTCTCTTTTGTTTTACTTGGAATGTTCCCAAGAAAAGTGTTGTTCTTCCCAGATAATATTCCTAATCAGGTAATTGCATATATCGAATACCCACAGGGAACAGATATTTCAAAAACGAATAAAGCAACTAATTTCGTTGAAAAAAAAGTTATTAGTGTATTAAGTAAATATGTTGACCCTAAAACTAGTGAAAACTATTTAGCAGAATCTATTGTAGCTCAGGTAGGTGTTGGTGCAACAAATCCGCAAGTTGATTTAGGTTCGCAGTCAGAAACTCCTCATAAAGGGAAAGTAACGGTAAATTTCTCCGAATTTAAATTCCGTCGTGGTGTAAATACTGCTGATGTAATGGAGGAGGTTCGTGCAAAAATTAAATCTATTCCAGGAGCATCAGTAACTGTAGAGAAAGATGCTGCAGGACCGCCAGCTGGTTATCCAATCAGTATTGAATTGACAGGTACCAATTATGATCAAATGCTTAAAGAAGCGGACAAGATGATTGCTTACTTGAATTCAAAAAATATTCCTGGTATCGAAAAATTAAAAGTTGATATCAATAAAGAGAGCCCTGAATTATCAGTGAAAATTGATCGTGCTAATGCAGGTAGTTTAGGAGCTTCGACAGGAATGGCAGGTTTTACTTTACGTAGAGCGGTTTATGGACAGGAAATTTCTACGTATAAAGAAGGGGATGATGATTACAATATTGTAATGCGTTTACAAGAAGATCAACGTAAAAACGAGAGTGTATTGTTTAATCAGCCGTTGACATATCGTAACCCAAATAATGGGCAAATCATGCAAGTGCCAATTTCGGCGATATCAAATACTGAAAAAACAACAACATATAATCAGATTAAACGTAAAAATTATAAGCGTATCATGACTGTGTATTCAAATATTTTAACTGGATACAACGGTGATGAGATCACAAAAAGTATTGCGGCAGAGTTGGAAAACTATAAACTTGCTGGTGATATTACTTATGGTTTTTCTGGAGTTCAAGAAGAACAAGGTAAAAACCAAAGTTTCTTATTCTTTGCTTTATTCTTAGCATTGGCCGGAATTACAACGATCATTGTACTTCAGTTCAATTCTGTTTCTAAAACTTTAGTAATTATGTTTACAGTATTGTTGAGTTTTAGTGGGGTGTTCTATGGTTATGTTATCGCAAATATGAATTTCGTTATCTTAATGACCATGATGGGTATTATATCGCTTGCTGGTGTTGTTGTGAAAAACGGAATTGTATTAATGGACTTCTTTGTATTGTTAATGGATAAAATGGTTGCCGATAATGGTCTCGAAAGTCATGATGATTTAACACTTGATCAAATTAAAGAAGTAATCATAGAATCTGGTAAATCACGTTTACGTCCGGTATTATTAACGGCTCTTACTGCGGTATTAGGTTTAATTCCTTTAGCAATTGGATTAAACTTTGACTTCTTCGGATTAGTTACAGATTTCAACCCTCACTTGTATATGGGTGGTGATAACGTAATATTCTGGGGACCATTAGCATGGACAATTATCTTCGGATTAACTTATGCTACTGTATTAACGCTAGTAATGGTACCAGTAATGTTCTACTTAGTAAAAAGAACTAAATACTGGTTACGTGATAGAAGAGACAGAAGAAGAAATCTTTCAGAAGCTTAA
- a CDS encoding efflux RND transporter periplasmic adaptor subunit, whose protein sequence is MKKILILTVVSSLFMACGGNDSGTSIDALIQSKNLTELKTKRAAIQADLSKIDAALATLEKKSDEALVETIAVKDTVFNHYVEIQGNVDTKQNVLVQPEMPGALVALNVKAGQTVSTGQVLGRVDDGGMSQQLAQIQTQYELAKTTFERQKRLWEQKIGSEIQYLQAQTQMVSLSKSVNQMKAQIAKTVIRAPFSGVIDEVFVERGQVVSASPQGLMRIVNLSQMYVSTAIPEMYVGKVKVGTLVETDITSIGKTYMGKVRQVAKTINPANRSFGIEVSVPNPENLLRPNQVAKLKIVDYSNKSATVVPTSVIQQDANGTKYVYVVTNASKNAGVAKKTIVKVGQNANNNTEILSGLKTGDVVVSEGANTVSEGMKLTF, encoded by the coding sequence ATGAAAAAAATACTTATACTAACAGTTGTTTCGTCCTTGTTTATGGCTTGTGGAGGTAACGATAGCGGAACTTCTATAGATGCTTTAATTCAGTCGAAGAACTTAACTGAGTTAAAAACAAAAAGAGCTGCAATTCAAGCTGATTTATCAAAAATTGATGCTGCTTTAGCAACTTTAGAGAAAAAATCTGACGAAGCATTAGTAGAAACTATTGCTGTTAAAGATACCGTTTTCAACCACTATGTAGAAATACAAGGTAATGTAGATACAAAACAAAACGTGCTTGTTCAACCAGAAATGCCAGGAGCATTAGTGGCGTTAAATGTTAAAGCAGGGCAAACTGTATCAACTGGGCAAGTTCTTGGTCGAGTAGATGACGGAGGAATGAGTCAACAGTTGGCTCAAATTCAAACACAATACGAATTAGCAAAAACAACGTTTGAGCGTCAAAAAAGATTATGGGAACAAAAAATTGGTTCAGAAATACAATACTTACAAGCACAAACTCAAATGGTTAGTTTGTCAAAATCAGTTAATCAAATGAAAGCTCAAATTGCAAAAACAGTTATTCGTGCCCCATTTAGCGGTGTAATTGATGAGGTTTTTGTTGAAAGAGGACAAGTAGTTTCTGCAAGTCCACAGGGATTAATGCGTATTGTTAATTTAAGTCAAATGTATGTAAGTACCGCTATTCCTGAAATGTATGTAGGTAAGGTAAAAGTTGGAACTTTGGTAGAAACAGATATTACTTCTATAGGCAAAACGTATATGGGTAAAGTTCGTCAAGTTGCTAAAACAATTAATCCTGCAAATAGAAGTTTTGGTATCGAAGTTTCGGTTCCAAATCCAGAAAATTTATTACGTCCTAATCAAGTAGCAAAACTTAAAATTGTAGATTATTCTAATAAATCAGCAACAGTAGTTCCTACAAGTGTTATTCAACAAGATGCTAACGGTACAAAATATGTTTATGTAGTAACTAATGCTTCAAAAAACGCAGGCGTTGCTAAGAAGACAATTGTTAAAGTTGGTCAAAATGCTAATAACAACACAGAGATTTTATCAGGTTTAAAAACTGGTGATGTAGTTGTATCAGAAGGAGCAAATACAGTTTCTGAAGGAATGAAATTAACTTTCTAA
- a CDS encoding TolC family protein, translated as MRKIVILINLIYFAQLSAQEVNKNDAKQSYSFTLKQSIEHALQYNYSEINAGRDIEAAKKKKWETTTMGLPQLNGNVGYQNNFKLQKSVVPGEFFGGPPGSFAEVEFGTKHNMGASLTLSQLIFDGSYLVGLESAKVYLQLFENSKKKTDSEIKQMVINSYGNVLLAQESIKVLESNKVILEKNYNDVNQIYKNGLAEEESVEQIAITLASVNSSLNNVKRSRELALKMLKINLGIELEDELTLTDNLETLSKENLDLAITTSEFSVDKNIDYQMATNMTEQKRLLLKLEKSKALPSLGAQVNFGYNSFSNTFSFFNENQKWFNYSSLGVALNVPIFSSLGRSARTQQARIAFDQAQTKQKEAEQMLKLQYQAAKSDYEYSVEEYETAKNNLKLAERIEKKQQIKFKEGLSTSFEFTEAQRQLYAAQQSYLQSMVNVVNKRASLEKIIN; from the coding sequence ATGAGAAAAATAGTCATATTAATTAATCTAATTTATTTCGCACAGCTCAGTGCGCAAGAAGTGAACAAAAATGATGCGAAACAAAGCTATTCGTTCACTCTAAAACAGTCGATTGAGCATGCATTACAATATAATTATTCTGAAATAAACGCAGGAAGGGATATTGAAGCAGCCAAAAAGAAAAAATGGGAAACTACCACAATGGGTTTGCCGCAATTAAATGGTAATGTTGGATACCAAAATAATTTTAAATTGCAAAAATCAGTTGTGCCAGGTGAATTCTTTGGAGGACCTCCAGGAAGTTTTGCAGAAGTTGAATTTGGTACAAAACATAACATGGGAGCTAGTTTAACCTTAAGTCAATTAATTTTTGATGGTTCATACCTAGTAGGTTTAGAATCTGCAAAAGTATATCTTCAGTTATTTGAAAATTCTAAAAAGAAAACAGATTCCGAAATAAAACAAATGGTTATAAACTCTTATGGGAATGTTCTGTTGGCTCAAGAGAGTATTAAAGTTCTTGAAAGTAATAAAGTTATTTTGGAAAAGAACTATAATGATGTAAATCAAATTTATAAAAATGGTTTAGCTGAAGAAGAAAGTGTTGAGCAAATAGCAATCACATTAGCATCTGTAAATAGTTCATTAAACAATGTTAAACGTTCAAGAGAGTTAGCTTTAAAAATGCTTAAAATTAATTTAGGTATTGAGTTAGAAGATGAATTAACATTAACTGACAATCTTGAAACTCTTTCTAAAGAAAATTTAGATTTAGCTATTACAACTTCAGAATTTAGTGTCGATAAAAACATCGATTACCAAATGGCTACCAATATGACCGAGCAAAAAAGATTGCTTTTAAAATTAGAAAAAAGTAAAGCTTTACCATCTTTAGGAGCGCAGGTTAATTTCGGGTATAATTCTTTCAGTAACACATTTAGTTTCTTTAATGAAAATCAAAAATGGTTTAATTATTCAAGCTTAGGAGTTGCATTAAATGTGCCAATCTTTAGTAGTTTAGGAAGAAGTGCTAGAACCCAACAAGCTAGAATTGCTTTTGATCAAGCTCAAACAAAACAAAAAGAAGCAGAGCAAATGCTAAAACTTCAATATCAGGCTGCTAAGAGTGATTATGAATATAGTGTTGAAGAGTATGAAACAGCAAAAAATAACTTGAAACTTGCTGAAAGAATCGAGAAAAAGCAACAAATAAAATTTAAAGAAGGTCTGTCTACAAGTTTCGAGTTTACAGAAGCCCAAAGACAGTTATATGCGGCTCAACAAAGCTATTTACAATCAATGGTTAATGTAGTTAATAAAAGAGCATCACTAGAAAAAATAATAAACTAA
- a CDS encoding TetR/AcrR family transcriptional regulator codes for MKCKIIEKATDMFLKHGFKSITMDDIASNMGISKKTIYKYYANKEELIEEATNLTHDKIHEVIEKIIEKNLNAVEENFAIRRMFDDLFSSADSTPLFQLKKHYPEIYEKVICKENESCDQLFRQNIIKGIEEGYYRKDLDVESSVRFYYTLILDINETTALEKDSQALELLALEYHTRAIATPKGVEELEKQLQTNHK; via the coding sequence ATGAAGTGCAAAATAATTGAAAAGGCTACCGATATGTTCTTAAAGCATGGTTTTAAGAGTATTACCATGGATGATATTGCTAGCAATATGGGAATCTCGAAGAAAACTATTTACAAATATTATGCAAATAAAGAAGAGTTAATTGAGGAGGCTACCAACTTGACGCATGATAAAATACATGAAGTCATTGAAAAGATTATTGAAAAGAATTTGAATGCGGTTGAAGAGAACTTTGCTATTAGAAGAATGTTTGATGATCTTTTTAGTTCTGCCGATTCTACTCCTCTATTTCAGTTAAAAAAACATTATCCTGAGATATACGAAAAAGTAATTTGTAAAGAAAATGAATCTTGTGATCAGTTGTTCCGACAAAATATTATAAAAGGTATAGAGGAAGGTTATTATAGAAAAGACCTAGATGTAGAATCTTCTGTGCGATTTTATTATACGCTCATATTGGATATTAATGAAACAACAGCATTGGAGAAAGACAGTCAGGCTTTAGAATTATTAGCTTTAGAATACCATACACGCGCCATTGCTACTCCAAAAGGAGTAGAGGAATTAGAAAAACAATTACAAACAAACCATAAATAA